From the genome of Anopheles moucheti chromosome 3, idAnoMoucSN_F20_07, whole genome shotgun sequence, one region includes:
- the LOC128302856 gene encoding uncharacterized protein LOC128302856, with product MAPKVGPRIDNRAPLMYVENVLKTAKIVRDVERQWTIVRENKELLKRINQILRRKGYLNVNYSYRVHQSLNSEARGRKARAIERQNQAMLGRLLCRKATVDSNLPRERKIRCWRADHHQPRMAFEFWERTDRRLCQLTIALCPGVSFGEINSLGRGKLFRIYDGTLVVIRAGYVHSDVDLRDRYDTVRHVERGSFVKQVMDGREYFLITLRTIGTIGDGQLLGRIADSSMEKLDLISSYGSKFGRCKEPIYFDRTQVCGR from the exons ATGGCCCCGAAGGTGGGCCCCCGAATCGACAACCGCGCCCCGCTGATGTACGTGGAAAATGTGCTCAAAACGGCCAAGATTGTACGGGACGTGGAGCGTCAGTGGACGATCGTTCGGGAAAACAAGGAGCTACTAAAACGCATCAATCAAATCCTCCGTAGAAAG GGTTACCTAAACGTCAACTACAGCTATCGCGTGCACCAGAGCCTAAATTCGGAGGCCCGTGGCCGGAAGGCACGTGCCATCGAACGTCAAAATCAAGCCATGCTCGGTCGACTTCTGTGCCGGAAAGCAACGGTGGACAGCAACCTTCCGCGCGAGCGGAAAATCCGCTGTTGGCGGGCGGACCACCACCAGCCCCGGATGGCGTTCGAGTTTTGGGAACGTACGGATCGGCGATTATGTCAGCTGACGATCGCACTCTGCCCCGGGGTATCCTTCGGGGAGATAAATTCGCTCGGCCGCGGGAAGCTGTTTCGAATTTACGACGGAACGCTGGTGGTGATACGGGCCGGCTACGTACATTCCGATGTGGATTTGCGTGACCGATACGACACGGTGCGCCACGTGGAAAGGGGTTCGTTTGTGAAGCAGGTGATGGATGGAAGAGAATACTTTCTCATCACGCTTCGAACGATCGGGACGATTGGGGATGGGCAGTTGTTGGGGCGCATTGCCGACAGTTCGATGGAAAAACTCGATCTGATCAGTTCGTATGGCTCAAAGTTTGGTCGCTGTAAGGAACCAATTTATTTTGATAGAACTCAAGTGTGTGGAAGGTAA